A region of the Arachis hypogaea cultivar Tifrunner chromosome 15, arahy.Tifrunner.gnm2.J5K5, whole genome shotgun sequence genome:
GGATTCTGTGTTTCTGTGTCCTTGACAAGTAAACCAGCCCTTGGGATGCAGCTAAGCACATGGAATCAGCTGCTAATATGGCAAAGGAACTCAGAAACTGGAGagaagttgtgagcttctctcGAAAGGGCGTCGGAATTGTACATTGAGTGTGGGAGGCCACAACCTGCATCAGATGCTCTTGCAAAGGGAGCCCGGTATTGTTtggtttctgttttcattttcagtgTTCTATGCTTTAAGGATTTTGTTAAAGAACAAgtgaaaacaaacaaaatgaactTTATGGCTTGGAGGTGCTGAATTGTGTAAATGATATGTAGCTTTCTTTATTTTCTCACTATGCAGTGCTTTGGAAGAAACCATGCCTGAAGAAGCTATTCAGCTATATACTGATGTCATTACAATTCTTGAGGAAGATGGAGGAGGATAAATGGCCTTTGATTTGTATCGTTCTGCTACTGCTGTTTATATAAAACTTGAGAAGTAAGTCTGTGTAGTAAAGTATGAAGTTCCATTCAAAATTTTCTAGCAATTTTCCTTGAATGCTGATTTTGCAACATTTTCCGGGGTATGTTTCTGTAACACAAAGGTATTCGGACGCTGCGCCTCTCCAATTGAAGTTCGGCTTAGCAGCTTCCAAGTGTAATGCTACCAATAGCCAGTGCAAGGTTAGGATTGATttaattttgcattctgcatttgaACTGTAACTGTATATATATTGTATGTTGCTGTGATGGAATTTGCTTGTTATTTTTAGGGAGAAATTCCTCTAACAGAGATGCTCATAAATGCAGGCATATCTCAATGCAATTATTATCTACCTTTATACTAATGACTACAAGCAAGCAGAGATGTGTTATAATGACTGCTCTTGGTGAGTTTCTGCCTCCTTTCTTGTTAGTTTCCTTTTACTATAAAAGATTGAATGTCActttaatcaattattaatatcTATGGATAATATGGTTGTGTGGTGTGTCTAGGATTGATGCTTTTTGCAAAAGTGACCAGAATCGCTGTGCTAGCAATCTCCTTGCTGCATACTCAGATGGAGACATTGAAGAAATCAAACGTATCGCCCAATCAAGCAGCATTTCAAATCTTGACCACTCGGTAACCTAAGTTTGTATATATTACATTTCCTGTGTATGATCATATTCAGATTTCATACAAGGTGGTTTTAGAAGAAGTTCTAATAACTGTTCAGTCAGAAAATTCATACATCAGAGAATCAATTTTTTAGAGTGTAATACTGATAtcagtttctaaaagatttttaatcctcaacaaattttaattaccaaatcaggctttaaccttttattttattagatgtcAAATTTTGGTAAAAGGTTAGACAAATCGATCCCTATTATTATGTAACAAAGACACAACAGttgctaaaaatttttaaatcctcgTATTAGTTCTTCTATATTAATGAAAAGTTTGATGTTAAGACCGATTAAAATATTTGAAGAACAAAATATTTGGCTACAAATTTTCTTAGAAATTAATTTGGGATATTACTTATTTTTCACTATATATTTTGTTACCCTGTCCCTAATTACATTGATTTCTAATGTAAGCATACTGAGTGGTAAGAAGTAAGAGCTTGTGGCACAATTCTTGTGATGTGAACTAGCCTTTGTATGAAACTTAGTATGTGAGTTTTGAATTTTACAGATGATTAGGCTAGCAAGGAAACTGCCAACAGGAGATGTGAGTGCATTGAAGGGTAACACTGCCAGACAGGAAGACCAGCCTCTGGATGAAAATGACCTCACTTAACAATTCTCCGGGCcacatttcttttattaatttttcgttTCCGACATACCATAAGAATATTTTGATCTTAAGAACAATGAAACTTAAAAAGAGGTTTGGTGTACCAAGTGTACCAAGTGTTCAATCTTATTCAATTTAAAGGTGACAAAAATTGTGAATGCTATGCTTTATAAACATGTCTTGGTATACTAGGCCCTGTAGGAGAACAATACTGAAATATGAACTTAGAAGAGAGTAGCCAAGGACATGAAAAGaagatttttaaatattatttctgAATTGTTTCACTTAGAGAGTGATTACATACAGAATATAAAGATTATTTACAACCTAattaaggaaagaaaataacaggtAATAAAAGCTATTCAAAACAAATCTGCACCAAATCTATCCTAATATAAACAAATATGTACTAATTATAGAATAATTACAACACAAGGGTTGAAAGTGAAACACATTATTTGAGGAGCAAAGTTCTCCATGTATTGTTTCTATTGATATCAATCATCATTTATATATCAGCAGCATTTCTTTTTCTGTTTATATACAGAAATTTAGAGATAAATGGAGATCTGTAAGGACGAAATCAATAAAGCCTAATTGACACCAAAAGCtagcttaaaaagaaaaatataaatataaaaaagaaaagtataaatgGGACCGGCACTAGCAACTACAATGGGTGTTTAATAGCATTAGCCACCTCTAACTAACAAGTTCACTCTATTACTAGgaacaaaagaaaattttatatCTTGGCCTTACCCAGAATTTTCTTCAGTTTAGTTTATGAATGGACCTAACTACTGAATAAATTGATAAATGACTAGAGAgatcttattcttcttttatctACAACCTTTCTGGATCTCTTCGATCAACGCTACGAATGCCGCTCTCCATTGAGTAACTTGTGAATCAGAGCTAAATAACTTGAGCATTGCACTCAACTCGGCAGGACTGGCCTTTTTTAGGAATCCTTGTAGCAATGACTTCATCTCTTCAaatgaataaaaatgtccttCTATGTTATCTTCTTGCTCCTGCTTTATCAAATTGAAGCCGAAAGTTTTGGTCTTGACATCACCCAGAGAGTTGCTTGAACCATTTGAGCACTTAGAGGCATCATTTCCACTGCCTGAAGATTCAGAGGAAAGTTCTTTGTGATGCCAGTACTCTACACATTGATGACTGGGATCTTGAGCTTCAATGGCCTGAAATTGTTTGCCGGAATTGATTAAAACTTCAGAAGTTAGATCATAACTTCCTCAGT
Encoded here:
- the LOC112750353 gene encoding lysine-specific demethylase JMJ14; the encoded protein is MEEHPTEAFTNTSADKCWETILDRLNAEIERCKSLGEQELPPLEVLQSINGHKMFGFLKPSIIQAIEAQDPSHQCVEYWHHKELSSESSGSGNDASKCSNGSSNSLGDVKTKTFGFNLIKQEQEDNIEGHFYSFEEMKSLLQGFLKKASPAELSAMLKLFSSDSQVTQWRAAFVALIEEIQKGCR